The genomic stretch CTTCCGGCTCATAAGTTTCTCCGAAAACCTTGATCATATTTCTCACCGGAATTTCCTGAATTTCCTTCGCTTCTGCTACGTACTCTTTCTTGTTGTACGCAGTGGTAAGAATGGTATAGTAAATTGGGAAGATCGCAGAGGTAATTACCAAAGAATAAACAGAGTTTGCCCAGTCGTAGACCGCCCAAGCTTTCATCATCTTTGGATTATTCTTTATATTTTGAGTTGGTTGAATTTCTGTTTCAGACATTTTCAAACGAATTAGTTGCACAAAAATAGAAAAACCGCTGAACATTCGGAGGTTTTTATTTTTTTTAGTCTAAATTTTATTGATTTGTTAAAATGGGAAAAGTTTTGTGATCATAGAAAAAATTAAAATTTGGACATAAAAAAACCAAAAACACGAATGCTTTTGGTTTTCAATATAACAATAAACTAAATTTACATATTTTCAATAACGATTGCGGAAGCACCACCACCACCATTACAGATAGCCGCAGCACCGTATTTAGCGTTATTTTGTTTTAATACGTTAATTAACGTTACAATGATTCTTGAACCAGAACTTCCAAGCGGATGTCCTAAAGCTACTGCTCCACCGTTTACGTTTACTTTAGCAGCGTCTAATCCTAAGATTTTATTGTTTGCCAAGCCAACTACAGAGAAAGCCTCGTTAAACTCGAAGAAATCGATATCTGAAATCTCAAGACCTGCTTTTTTAAGAGCAATCGGTAAAGCTTTTGCCGGAGCTGTTGTAAAGTTTTCAGGTTCCTGAGCAGCATCAGCATAAGAAACGATTTTTGCCAAAGGTTTTAATCCTAATTCTTCCATTTTCTCCTTAGAAACAAGAATCAAAGCAGAAGCACCGTCATTTAACGTAGATGCGTTTGCTGCAGTAACCGTTCCTTCTTCTTTTTTGAAAACTGTAGGAAGTGTAGGAAGTCTGTCGAAATTTACTGCTTTATATTCTTCATCTTCAGCGAAAATTACAGGATCACCTTTTCTCTGTGGAATTGAAACAGGAACAACTTCTTCAGCAAATTTCCCTTCGCTCCAAGCTTTTGCAGATCTTTTGTAAGACTGAATTGCAAAATTATCCTGATCTTCTCTTGTAAAACTATAATCTGTTGCACATTTTTCGGCACAAACGCCCATGTGAACTTTGTTGTAAACGTCTGTAAGACCGTCTAGAACCATTCCATCCTGCATTTTTACATCACCTAATTTTGTGGCATTTCTTGCATTATAGTAATGAGGAACCATTGACATATTTTCCATACCTCCTGCGATAATTACGTCTGCATCACCCGCTTTAATCGCCTGTGCAGCCATTGAAACAGCCTTCATTCCTGAAGCACAAACTTTATTGATCGTTGTAGAAGGAGTTTCGTTTGATAATCCTGCACCTAAAGCCACCTGTCTTGCCGGAGCCTGACCTTCACCTGCCTGAAGCACATTTCCCATGTAGATTTCCTGAACGTTTTTAGGATCAAGATTTATTTTATCTAATGCTCCTTTTACCGCTGCAGTTCCTAATTTTGTAGCCGGAACTGTAGACAAACTGCCCATAAAACTGCCTATTGGAGTTCTTACTGCGGAAACGATGAATACTTCTTTCATATCTTCTTTAATTTTATTTTATTAATTTTTTCTTTTAATTCAATTTCAAAATTCACTGAGTTTTCTGCTTATTTTTCACGAAAAGCATAATGAGAGCTCCCAAAAACTCTGCAAACCAGCCCCATCTCAGTTTTATTGTTCCTGCAAAAGCTTCCGTCCAGGATTTGAAAGGTAAAAAACTGAAGTAGCTCGCCGCCTGATATTTTACAGCAAATAAAGTGAACACAAAAAGGATCAACAGAAATACGGCAAAAGTATTGACTAAAACCGAACGGTTGTTGACAATCCCGAAAAGCGCACATGCACAGAATATCCAGCAAAATATAGCCAGATAATGATCGAGCTGCCAATAGTTCCAATTTCCGATAATAGGGACGTGAACAAGCGGAAGAAAACTTCCTGCGATCACCAAAATCAACCCTAAAAGCTGTAAATTTTTCATTGTTTTATTTTACAATTTTAATTGAATCTTACAATGCCAAAATACAAAAAAAAACATACTTTTTATAAGTATGTTTTAAAATCATTTATTTGAGATTGATAATATTATTTAGACAGATGTATTGTATAAAATTTATCAATTATTTAATGTTAATTTAATTTTTATGAATATTTAAAAATTAATATTTAGTAATTATAAAGCAATCTGTACTCCATATTAACTGTATAGCAAACCATTATCATTAAAAGTATTGCAAAATATTTCTGAAAATTAAAATGTCAATGCCCAAAGATCTATACCGATTTGTATTCCTTTTTTGTTACGAATCAATGCGTCATTATTAAAAATAGGGGTAAAATCTTTCATTACATAAATATTAAATCCGAAATATTCTATCGAAATTTTTCCGCCAAATATAAAAGGATTTAATCCTTTTGATACTGATTCCCGGTTGTACACACGGTTTCCAAAATCATTTTTATACTGAAGATGCATTTTATCATTTATTTTAGTTCCGCCATAAAGTCCTACTCCTACGCGCAATTGTTTTTTGGTATTATCAATATAACGTACTCCTTCGTAATCTTTATATTTTGGATTTAAAACAAATATCGCTTCTATAGGGACGTAAATATAATCTGTTCTCAACCATGCACTTTTGAAGTTGTTTCCTCTAAAATCTGTGATGTAAAGATTTTTATCATCCTGTGCAAAGATTTTATCCCCGGAAGGAACGATAGTTTCAAGTCTCCATCCTAATCCTAGACGGTAAAAAACGGGGCTTGTCGTTTTACCTAACTGATTTTCATAACGCAAAGAGAAGTTTCCGGACATAGAATTTTTCAGTTCATTTCCTTTAGAAAAATCGAAAAACTTCTTATTTGTGAAATTGATCATAGAGATACCAGCGACGTATCCAAAACTCTTTAGATAATTCTTGGGATCTTCGGGCTCATCATATTCAGGTTGTTCAAAAGTAAGATCCAATAAAGCACCTCTTGCTGTTCTGAATAGATTATTATTTTTAGTAAGATTGCTTTCAAAAAGTGCTCTTCTTACTGTTTTTCCTGTTATTTCTTCGTATTCATCTTTCTGTCGATCGATTTCGTCATTTATAATCGCTTCGTATCGAATGGCTGCTGTATTTTTCTGTTCATTCATCTCGTTCTCAGAGATCTCACCGCTTTTCATTTTCTTTTCAAGCAGATCAAATTCAACATTCATTTTGTTTCGTTCTTCAATAACCACGCTGTCGATTTTGTTTGTATAATTTTCCATCTGTTTTCTCAAAGTTGTTTTACTTTGGGAATAGCCGATTGAGAACAGAAACATAAAAGCTCCCGTTAAAAGTATTCTTTGTTTCATATTGATGAGTTATTGTTTTTCGTCTGTGTTGTTGCTGCTATTAAAAATTGTAATAAACTCCGGACTTACGCTTATTCTGTTAATTTTAATAATTCCTAGCCTTTTTGTATTTTCAGGTGCATTTTTTTTCTGCTCGACACTGTATTTGCGCTGAAAAATAAGATCGTTTGCGGTAATATATTTTACCTTCATTTCTTTCACAACTGGTTTTGTTGTCGCTAACTGAGGCGATTCATTAATTAGCTGTTCAGGTTTGTTATTAATCTCGATCTCAGGCTTTACACCAATCTGAAACTCTGTATTTCCAATTTTCGGAGTTTCTTTTACTACTTTATTTTGGGTTTCAACCAATATTTCGGATTGTTTTTTCTGAGTCTTTTCTGATTTAATAATTATTTCAGAATTAGTGCTTGGTTCTTCCTTTTTATTCTTAGCAATAGATTTAACATTCTCTGTTGGTTTACTATTATTTTCAATAGTTTTTTTAACTGCAATAGCTTGTTTAGATTTTGAAAATTGATCATAATTAAAATAAAACAAAGTTCCAAAAGAGACTAAAAGAACAATTATTGCAGCATATTTCCACCATTGAAAAAGCGGTTTTTGCACTATTTTAGAATCATTATCTAACCCAAGTTCGATTTGATCCCAAAGATTCTCAGAAGGCTTTATTTCGAGGTCTTCGTAATCAGTTTTTAATTGTTTCAGTATTTTTTTGTCCATTTTCTTTTGCTTTTAAATAATCTGCAATCCATTTTTTGGCTTTGCTGAGCTGACTTTTGCTTGTGCCTTCCGATATATTCAGTATTTCTGCGATTTCCTGATGTTTTTTATCTTCAAAAACGTACAGATTAAAAATCAATCGATAGCCCGTCGGCATTTGAGAAAAAATTTCTTCGATGTCAATCTTATTTACACTTTCATCCAATTCCTCTTCCTGATAATCATCGGCAATTTCGATATCTGAATAAAGAATATTCTTATTTTTCCTTACAAAGCTTATCGAATCGTTGACGACAATTTTCCTCAGCCAAAATGGAAAACTTTTCCAGTCGTTGCAGTCGTTGATCTTATTGAAACACTTTAGAAAAGAGTTTAATAAGATATCTTCTGCATCATGAATATTATTCGTGTAAGAATTTGAAACCGCCAGCATTTTAGCTGAAAACAAATCGTAAAGCGCTTTTTGAGCTCTCCGATCCTGTTTCTTGGCAAGTTTAAAATTTTCTTCTAAATGCTTCATGTACTAGTTTCTATCTATAAGACGGTGCAATTTGAAAATGGTTGCCTAAAAGTAAAAAAAATTGCACCTTTTTTCAAAGGTGCAATTTTAATGATAGTATGAAATAAAATTATTGTGCAAAAGAATATCGTGGACCACCTGCCTGGAAAATCGCAAGCATTCTGCTTTTTTGGTCTGTAGAGAACATAAACATTGCTCTGTCATCCACATAATCCATATAATTCATGGTCATTTCTACAGGATTTCCAGTACAGCTGCTGTAATGTGGATACGTCGGCGCACCATAATTAGCAGTGTTGTGTGATGGTGTATCATTACAATAATCAGTTCCGCAAGTTGCATCTCCCCAAATATGACGAAGATTCATCCAATGCCCCACTTCATGTGTGGCAGTTCTCCCCTGATTAAAAGGATATACAGCTGTTCCTGTAGTTCCTACATATCTAGAATCTATAACTACGCCATCCGTAGCACTTGATCCTCCCGGAAACTGAGCATAGCCTAAAGTTCCTCCTCCAATTGTACACACCCATAAATTTAGTTTAGTTGTAGGTGATATCGGTGATAAACCTCCCTGTGCAGATTTTTTCATTGTATCTCTAGTTCCCCAAGAAGTTTTTTTCGTTGATTTTCTTACGACCTGATCCAAAACGAATCTTATTCCCACATTTGCTTTTACATTAGAAAAAGCTGTTGGAACATTATTATAATCACTGTTTGTAGCGTTGAAATCTTTATTCAATACATCAATCTGTGATTGAATTTGTGACTGTGAAATATTTTCTGCAGAATTTCTGTACAAAACATTTACTACAACAGGAATTTCAATAACTCCGTTTACTAATCTGGATTCAAAATTTTCGTTGAGTTTTTTTTGGGTAAACATTTCAATATCTGAAATCTTCTTTGCTAATGAAGGATTTTCAGCGATTTGATCTTTCAAAACATCATCAGCTGCACAGCTTCTTCGAGCAGTAACATCAGTTGTGGCATTCTCTTCTGATTGGTTTTCGATTTTCTCGTCAGACTCACAGCCTGCCAGAATAGCAGAAACTATTCCTAGCATAAAAATTGCTTTTTTCATTGTAATTTGGTGTTAATTATGTTAAATCGCTTTGTTATTATCAAATAAATAACAGAAACATTACAAATATAACATTTTTTTAATACTACACTCTATTTTAATAAAAAAATATTAAAATTTGCTGATTTCAGGGTTTTAACTGGTATAATAAAATAAAAAATGTACCTCTTTTGAAGATACATTTAAATTTTTATTGTAAAAAAACACCATTTTTAGTGCTTCACTTCTTTTAATTGAGTAGTAGGATCATGTTTATGTTTAAAAACAATAGCAAAAGCAATAGTTACAACTAACGCATAACCGGCAAAAATATACCATGACGTTTGCCATCCCGCTAGTCGCAAGGAAGGATCAGTCTGAGAGAAAACATAATGATTTACTACTTCCTGAGCACCCAACATTCCTATTGTAGCTCCGAAACCATTGGTCATCATCATAAAAACTCCTTGTGCGCTAGAACGAATGCTTTTGTCTGTTTCTTTATCAACAAATAATGATCCCGAGACATTGAAAAAATCGAATGCGATACCATAAACAATCATCGATAAAACAAACATCCAAACTCCTCCACCCGGATTTCCAAGACCAAATAATCCGAATCTCAGGAACCAAGCAAACATCGCCATCAACATTACTTTTTTAATTCCGTATCGCTTTAGAAAGAACGGAATCAATAGGATACAAAGTGTTTCTGATACTTGTGAGAGTGAAATCAACGCATTTGCATTATTTGAACCCCAGGTATTTGCATATTCTGGAATTTCTTTAAAACTCGTAATAAACGGATTTGCGTAGCCATTTGTAATTTGTAATGAAACACCCAAAAACATTGAGAAAATAAAGAATATCGCCATCTTTTTTTCTTTAAATAAAGCAAAAGCTTTTAAGCCTAAAGCATCAGATAAGGTTCTTTTTTCTGTACTTTTATTAACCTCACAATTAGGAAGAGTAAATGAATAAATGAACAAAATAATTCCTAAAATACCCGAAACAAAAAACTGACTGTAGCTATTTTGAAAGCTTGGAAAATCAGATTCATTTGAGAAGTTAAATTTTAAATTTCCATCCTGAATTCCAGCAAAATTTACAAACAACATTGCACAGATAAAACCTACTGTTCCCAACGTACGAATGGGCGGAAAAGATTTTATCGTGTCATAATTATTATTAACCAAAACGGTATATGCAACCGAATTAGAAAGCGCAATCGTTGGCATATAAAAGGTAACGCTTAAACCATAAAGAAGGAAAAGTTTTGAAAATTCTACATTTTCTCCTGCTGACATTCCGTAATAACCAGCCCAGATCAAAAAAACTGCTGCAAGAAAATGCGAAATCCCAAGAAGCTTCTGAGCCTGAATCCATCGGTCTGCAATGATTCCCATAATAGCAGGCATAAAAATCGATACAATCCCCTGCATAGCGTAGAACAGTCCGATTTTGGAACCCAATCCTACCGAGCCCAAATAATTTCCCATGGAAGTAAGATAAGCTCCCCAAACCCCAAATTGGAGAAAGCTAAGGATGGTCAATCGTAATTTTAAATTCATCTTTTAATTGTAAATATCTCTTTAATCTATTTTCTTTTTCCGCCTTTTGATCTCTTCCTGAATTTCAAGAGCGGTATCAAAATCTTCTTCTTTTACAGCTTCATCGAGCAATTTTTGTAATTCTTCCATTGAGACAGACGTTAAACTATCTTCAGGATTTACTGTTTCAGAAAAGGTCTCTTCTTCTTTGGCAACTTCTTCCAGCTCCAATAAAATTCCGGCTTCATTTAAAACCTGCTGTGTCGTATATATCGGTGCATCAAATCTTACCGCCATTGCAACAGCATCTGAAGTTCTTGCATCAAGAATCAGCTCTTCCTCGGTTTCAGAATTTTTAAAATTGATATTTGAAAAGAAAACGCCGTCTACAATCTGATAAATGATCACAGAAACCAATTTATAATTCGTAGAAACAATAAATTTTGTAAATAAATCGTGTGTAAGCGGACGCGGCGGATGAATGTCTTTTTCTAAGCCTAAAGAAATGGATTGTGCTTCGAAATTCCCGATAACAACGGGCAGTTTAATGTTTGTTTCTTCATGTTCCAATAACAATGCGTACGCCCCCGATTGGGTCTGGCTGTACGATATTCCGCGTATGATTAGCTGTTTATAATCCATGACTACAAATATAAATTAATTTTTTATTGTAGGTTTTACTTTTTAGACAAAAATAAAAGCCCGGAAGCCGAGCTTTTATCTATATTGTTGATGTTTGTCAAAGGTCAATTGTGAATTTTGCTTCGCAAGTGAATTAATTAGTTTAAAAATTGACAGCAAAGCGAATTGACTATTCACAATTCACTTTTTTATCCTTTCAATGCTTTAATTTTCTCAGTTAATGCAGGGATAATCTGGAAAGCATCTCCTACAACACCGTAATCAGCTGATTTGAAGAACGGAGCTTCAGCATCACTGTTGATCACAACGATTGTTTTAGACGAGTTTACTCCAGCCAAATGCTGAATTGCTCCAGAAATACCAATTGCAATGTAAAGATTAGGTGCAATTGCTTTACCAGTCTGCCCTACGTGCTCTGTGTGAGGTCTCCATCCGATATCTGAAACCGGTTTTGAACATGCAGTTGCAGCACCTAAAACATTTGCTAAATCTTCTACCATTCCCCAGTTTTCAGGACCTTTCATTCCTCTACCTGCAGAAACTACTACTTCAGCTTCTTTTAAGTCTAATTTACCTGAACTCTGTTCGTGAGAGATTACTTTGGTATCTTCATTGGCAACAGAAAGATTTTTCACTTCTTCCGAACCAGAAACTGTATTTTCTTTAACACCAAAAGCATTTTGAGAAACGGTAATAATTACTCCTGTTCCTTCAGCTTTTGCATGCATGAAACCTTTCCCAGAAAACGCTTTTCTTTTCACCTGAAATGGAGACTGACTTTCCGGAGCTTCCAAAACATTGGTAATTAAAGAATAATTCTTCATTACCGCCAACATTGGTGCTACAGAAGAAGCATCTGTTGTGTGAGGGAAAACAAGAATATTTCCGTCTGCAATTTCACTTACCGCTTGTGCATAAGCTTTTGCTGAGAAATTTTTAAGACCTTCGTCTTTGATATTGATTACGTTTGTTGCTCCATATTTATACAATAAATCTGAAGAATCTGTTGGGTTTACAGAGATTGCCGTAACGGTATCACCCGCCTGATCAGCCACTGCTTTAGCATAAGAAACTGCCTCAAAAGCTGCTTTCTTGTAAACTCCGTTTATATTTTCTGCGTATACGAATACTGCCATTATTTTAATTTTTAGGTTTTAGGAATTAGATGTTAGGAATTAGGTTAAAAAATAGTTTTAAACTATGACCTTATACCTAAAATCTGTTATCTTTTTTTAAATTACTTTAGCTTCCTCATGAAGAAGTCTTACCAACTCATCAAAATTATCAGGAGAAACGATTTTTACAGCTGCTCTTGGCGGAACAGAGTCATAAGATACTCCCTGAACTTTCACCTCAGATGAAGTAGGTTCTACCACCTGCAAAGGTTTTGTTCTTGCAGACATAATCCCTCTCATGTTTGGAATAATTAAATCTTTTTCGTCAACTAATCCTTTTTGACCAGCAATTACAGCAGGTAATTTAACAGAAATAGTTTCTTTCCCTCCTTCAATTTCTCTCACTGCAGTCGCTTCACTGCCATTAACGTCTAAACCAACAGAAGCATTTACGAAAGGCTGATTCAACAATTGGGCAACCATTCCGGGAACAGAACCACCGTTGTAATCAATAGATTCTTTACCACAAAGAACCAAATCATATCCTCCATTCTGCGCTACAGAAGCAATCTCTTTCGCTGTAGAATAACTGTCTTTCGGGTCAAGATTTACTCTTACTCCGTCATTTGCACCAATTGCCAAAGCTTTTCTGATTACCGGCTCAGTTGTAGCATCTCCAACGTTTAAAACTGTAACTGTAGCTCCTTGAGACTCCTGTAATTTGATCGCTTTTGTTAATGCGAACTCGTCTAACGGATTGATTACCCACTGAATTCCGTTTTTGTCGAATGCAGATTTATCTGCTGTAAAGTTGATTTTTGAAGTAGTATCCGGAACACTACTGATGCAAACTAATATTTTCATATGTTGTTTTAATTTTTTTCTTTTTTACTTCTAAATTGAAAAACTTCTGAAGTATTTTATTTTGTTTGTTACGTTTTGTAAATATAAATAAAAAATATATTATGCATGCATAATACTTATTTAATTATTATTCAGCGCATTATAAGTTTCTAAGACTTTGGTTTTGTTGCTCTAAACTCAATCTTGCTTGGTAAAACTCTTGGGTTCATCTTCAAAATATCCAGCACCAAACTTCCTATATCTTCCGGCTGAATTTTCCAGGCATCTTTTTCTGACAGAGTATTTCCGTTAAAATTGGTTGCTACCGAACCAGGCATGATAACGGTAGATTTGACATTATACTTTCTTAAATCGATCATTGCAGCTTGAGTAAAGCCTACCACGCCAAATTTCGAAGCATTGTAACCGGCTCCATTTTCAAAGAAATTAGCACCTGCTAAACTTGAAATTGTGATGTAATACCCTTCAGTTTTCTTTAATTCTTCAACTGAAGCTTTTAAAGTATAGAAAACTCCCGTTAAATTGGTTTCAATCATATCATTCCACTCCTCAGAACTTAACTCGTCAACAGGTTTGAAAATCCCCAAACCCGCATTGGCAATTACAAAATCTAATCTTCCGAATTTTTCTATGATACTTTTAACTGCGTTTAATTCATCTTCAAGGTTTTTTACATCTGAAATTAACCCTAAAACATTTGCTGAGTATTGCTTTAATTCATTCTCCACTTTTTCAACATCTTCTTTTCTTCTTCCCGTAAAAGCAACCGAAACTCCATTTTCAAGTAATATTTTTGCGATTCCGTATCCTACGCCTTTTGTTCCGCCCGTAATATATGCAACTTTATTTTCTATCATTATTTAATTTTTTAAAACTCTAAAATAACAAAAACGCCCCAATTGGAGCGTTTTAATATACTGAAATTGATCAGTAATTTATTTTTTGATGAATTTTTCTGTAGAAACACCATCTTTAGTTTCAATATTGATCAAGTAAGTTCCGGCAGGAAGATTTCTCACATCTACTTTATTGTCGCTTAAGTTTGTAGAAACTTTTCTTCCGCTTGCATCAAATAATTCGACATTATTGATTTTTGAATCTGATTTTATTGAAACAAAATCATTAGCAGGGTTAGGATATATGGAAATTTCTTTTCTTTTTACTTCAGTATCACTAGTACCCAAAACTCCACTTATATTGAATGTATCTAATCCCAGAGATACTGCAGTACCTGCTTGAATGGGTGAGAAATGATTAAATCCAAAATAATATGTTCCACTCGTTGTAGGAGTAAATGTCGCGGTATATTGTGTCCATGCAGTATTTGCTACAGTTGTTGAACTCCATAATGTAGTACTTTGTGCTGTTGTCGTCGCCTCGTTTCCAACAGTCAATTTGATACTTTGTGGATTTGTACCACCGAAATTTCTCAAATAAAAAGTCATCGTATATGCATTACCTGTAGATAAACTATATGGCTTTGAAAATAACCATCTATTAGTAACGGCCATTGTGCTATTATTTGAGAACACCATTTGTGTCCCTGCTTGTGGATTTCCTGCGGTAGCATCTGTAGCCCAAGCCCCTGTCCATCCATCATTTTGATAAAAACCAGCAGTAGCATTATCAAAACCGTAAGAATATGGTGTTCCAGCACCAAGAGTTTGAGCAGTAAACAATTTATATGGTCCTATCCATGCTCCATTTACAGTGTTATTTTTACTTCTAACATAATATTCATACATTGTATTGGCAGATAATCCGCTACTTATATCCACAAAACTTGTAGTTGTTCCTGTTACACTTCCAGACACTGCCGGTGTATGACCAACGACACCTTTTGAATAGTCATATCCCGTTACACCAGTTGCTGCCGTCCAATTAATACGACCACTTGTTGGCGTGATGTTAGATGTTGTCATTACTCGTCCCGGTTGAGGAGAAACTCCATTAATAATATGAACATTATCAATTGCTCCTAAGAATGCATCATTGGAAAAATTTTGAAAAGCTATATAAATGGTTTGCCCTGCATAAGAACTCAAATCAATACTTTTATTCTGCCATGTTGCTTCTTCACCATTAACAGTTAAAATAGGGGTATTAAAACTAGCCACAGTATTTCCAGTTGCAGAAATATATACCTTGTAAGATTCTTTGTATGTAGGATCAAATGATATTGCATGCCAATATAACGTATTAGTACCTGCAGGAAGTGCAATTGCAGGTGAAACCATCCAATCATTTGAGGTTCCAGGAGGGGTATACCACGATGTAGACAAAGCAATATTATTACCAAACTCTTCTTCAGAAGGTATCCAGGCTGCATTTACAAAATTAACGTTGGTATTAGGAGTAAGTCCATCAACATTATATAATGTCCAATTAGTTAATGGTCCATTATTAGCTTCAAATCCAGCACTAAAAACTTGTCCAAATGCTAATGCTGATGCTGTTAAAAATAAAGAAGATAGAATTTTTCTCATAATGTGTGTTTTTTTATTCACATTAAATATAATAAAAAAGTACAACATACACTATATTTATTTAAAAAAAAATAAAAATCCTCAAGAAAAATTCTCGAGGACTATTATTTTAATAAAATTAATTCAGTTTTTAAGACTTAGAATAATTTTCAAAAAACATTGGGATACTCTCAATTCCTTTATAGAAATTAAACAGTCCGTAATGCTCGTTTGGTGAGTGAATAGCATCTGAGTCTAGACCAAATCCCATCAAGACAGACTTAGCTCCCAAGACCTGCTCAAACATTGAGGTAATAGGAATACTTCCACCACCTCTGTAAGGAAGAACCTCTTTACCAAAAGCCGATTGCATAGCATTTTTAGCTGCTAAATATTCTTTGGTATCTGTAGGTAAAACATAAGGCATACCTCCATGATGCGGAGTCACTTTTACTCTCACATTTGCAGGAGCTATTTTCTCAAAATATTTTGTGAACTTTTCTGTGATTTCTTCAGGAGTCTGATACGGAACCAAACGCATTGATATTTTAGCAGAAGCTTTAGACGGTATCACCGTTTTTGCTCCTTCACCTGTATACCCGCCCCAAATTCC from Chryseobacterium indoltheticum encodes the following:
- a CDS encoding T9SS-dependent choice-of-anchor J family protein produces the protein MRKILSSLFLTASALAFGQVFSAGFEANNGPLTNWTLYNVDGLTPNTNVNFVNAAWIPSEEEFGNNIALSTSWYTPPGTSNDWMVSPAIALPAGTNTLYWHAISFDPTYKESYKVYISATGNTVASFNTPILTVNGEEATWQNKSIDLSSYAGQTIYIAFQNFSNDAFLGAIDNVHIINGVSPQPGRVMTTSNITPTSGRINWTAATGVTGYDYSKGVVGHTPAVSGSVTGTTTSFVDISSGLSANTMYEYYVRSKNNTVNGAWIGPYKLFTAQTLGAGTPYSYGFDNATAGFYQNDGWTGAWATDATAGNPQAGTQMVFSNNSTMAVTNRWLFSKPYSLSTGNAYTMTFYLRNFGGTNPQSIKLTVGNEATTTAQSTTLWSSTTVANTAWTQYTATFTPTTSGTYYFGFNHFSPIQAGTAVSLGLDTFNISGVLGTSDTEVKRKEISIYPNPANDFVSIKSDSKINNVELFDASGRKVSTNLSDNKVDVRNLPAGTYLINIETKDGVSTEKFIKK